The genomic DNA ccattttaaccattttcaaatgtATCATACACTTTTTAGTTATTCAACCTGTAAAATACATACAAACTTTTTGACAAGTCCTCTCTCGTGAcatttctccctgtggctttcatTAGCCTTTTAGCTGCCTCTCTCTCCTGGGAGATGAAATGACCTTGGGTAAGGGTATCCCACCACCAGATCCTCTGGATTACCCCTTTCACCCCCTCCTTCTCTCAACCCAAGCAGGGTCTCGATTTCAAGACAGAATTCTCTATAGAAAGCCATCTGCCTTGTcgatcctcccccaccccaacccaacGATCCCTTTTTGGTCATCATCTTTATTTGGGAATCAATTAATAAATCAGCGTAATTAAATCTAAAACAAAGAATCAgtcatttgaaataattacaaaatagAATGGCATTTGCTTCTTAGGTCCCCATTTAACATCACCATTCCAGTATCATAATTCTACCCAAGTTTACAAGCAAAAATCCTTTCTCCCCGTCGAATGATTTATGTACTTTTTTGAGGGGATACCTAACCTCTTAAACAAAAATTGCTGTATCTAAAACCCTGGGACCCTCTTGACTTTCACTTCAGTAAACGAAGAGTTTCATTGTTTCCTTCCCCAGGGACAACATTCTTCACCAAATCAGGGGCTTCGCtgtgatggaaaaaagaaaattcttggaAAACATAAGTCATTGTctgtcactctctctctctctctctctctctctctctctctctctctctctcacacacacacacacacacacacacacacacacacacaccatagaCTTAAAGACACTAACTCACATCCTCATATCTTTGGCAGAATCTATTTCACAACCCTCCATTATCACTCATCCCAAAGACCTTGGTTGCTCTCGGTTGTTGCCACTTTATCTGGGCTATTTTACCAGCTTTCCTTGGAAAGTTGTTGAGGTTTCCAATTGCCATTTGAAAACCCCTGTGACTTGACGATGTAACTCATAGTTTAGCTGCCACCACCTTCTCAGAGCTCCACATTTTCCTCCCAAGCCTGGCATCCACCCCTGGCTGACTGGCCATGCTCTCTCCCCACCTCACCTCTCCCTCAACACCTCTGCAAACCCCATTTTACTCCTCTGCCAGCTACCAGACCTGAGACTTCAGAGGGGTcggccccaccccccaccccagctggggACTCTTCCTTCTCATCCAGAGCCATCCCTTCCCGCTTGGGAAGTTAGTTTAGGAGTGGATGTGCCATCTGGGTAAGTCCAGTCAAAACGGAGCCCTGGACTTCTGTTAGATGGTTTGGGTAGGAGAcgccttctctcttctcctggaTAAAGGAAGCAAACATGTCGCCTCAGGCTGCTTGCAGCCAGCTTCGTACCATGAGGGCATCTAGCCATGGGACCAGGCCAACGCGTGGCCAGGAAGACATCACAGGAGCCCTGACTGAACAGGGCCTGAAAGTCAGCCTCCCCCTGCACAGTTCAGTTACATGAGGTAATGAAATCCCCTCACTGTTTAAGACACTTGGAGTTGGGTTTTCTGTTCTTGCAACTAAAAATATCCTAACTGACAAACCAAATCACCTTTGACCCCAGGAAGTGATTCCCCTCACGCCAAGAGATGAACCCCTTCCCAAGGCGGGGCAGGACGGGCTTCCCTCAAGGCCTCAAATCCACGTCTAGTCCTTTCCAGCTTTCCTTTCTCCTGCAGGCGTTTAGCTTCCCTTTTTGGTGACCTTTCCTTTCTTCACTTCTTGGAAAACTTagaatgaatttgaattttaaaatttaattttaacttaattttaattttattttgataatacATATTCACAGATTAGACAATTAAATAGTTCTCGAGAGGAAAAGAGAAGTCTCTGCCCTATCCTTCCACCCCAACTTCTCTCCTGTTCTTCTCACCTGTTGTTCGTAATTAAGAGTGAGGCTCAAAAAGGTTTATTAGGTGCTTTCCAAGAGTGGAAGGGGCCAGTCATATTGTTGGCGTCACTGTAAGTTGACGGCATTAGTGTCGGGGATCCCCAACTTCATCTTTCAGCCCTTTCCTTGGATTGAAGGGTTTCCCCCCAGGAGGGTCCTCCAGCCCTTGACAGAGATGGAGTCTGGCAGTTGGCATTCTGCTTACGGAGTGAGGGAAAGGCAATGGGGTTCTGGTTTAGTGTGAAAACTTTCACTTAATCCTTCCCTCGCTTCAGAATAGCATCTCCTCACCCTCCCCTGGGCCTGGAGTCAACAACTGCAGAGAGGAAActtctcttctcttgtgcctgGTGGCTCTCATTCAACTTCCAACAATCATTCTGGAGGCTTGCATCAGTGGGTGGTAAGGAAAGCACCCAGCCCAGAGGAGTTTTTAAAAACTCTCACTACtatatcttcatttctttgaTGTTCACTTTCCTCACCCATAAAATGGAAACCTAGGTCTTTGGGGGAAGAGTTAGATGGGATCAATGAatgtaaagtgcttggcacaaTCTGCCCAGCCTTGAGACAGCACTCAATTGTTGGTCATATCCTTAGCCTTGTTTCAGTGGACAGAAAAGTCCCCTTTGACAATCCAGTGCTTTTCTACACTCTCTCAAAGGGGAAGGTAGCACCTCTCCACTCATGTTCTGCCAAAATATTAATAGAATTTCGGGGTTTAACAACCTTTGCACTTGCCCTCAACCCTATGCTTTCCCTGAGTGCCCAACACAAACCCATGAAGCTATCTCCTTTATGCTTTAATTCATCTCAGTGGATTAACTGGCAGGAGTGAAAACTGCAGCAAAGGAGTAAAACTGAGATACACAATCATGCTTCCTATTCTTTCCCCACACCCACATTCCCTCTGTCTGCTAGAGCAAAGCCTCAAGTCCATCTCCTACTCTTCCTATCCTTCCTAACACCCTGGCCAAAGAGAAGCAATGGGAAAATTCTTGCCTTCAGTGTACGATAGCTCCTCGTccagtgaaaaatgaaatttattctcCTCCCTAATTCTCAccagctttctctcttttctcaatCCTTCTCCACCATTTTCTCTCACTGTGCCCATTTGGAGCCTTGACTTTGCTCAGTTATGGGTTAGCCTTCTGCTCCACCATCGAAGTCTTTCTCCCGAATTATTAGAATGCACTGCTCATCTGCTCTGGGTCCTGCAGTAGCTTTGATCAATAGCCATCTCTCAGGGAGTTGAAGAGGGGAGTGGAGCTGGAGAAGCTGGGACATGAGGGCCATCTTAAAAGTTAGGAATTCAGCATCCCTGCTGGGCCAGGGATCTGGTACAGAATCTGATGAAAAACAGCAATCCACTATGCTCAGCACTTTTCTCCCAATCTGACATTTCAGCACGCAAGGCTCTAATAAGGATTTTTCTCCTACATCCCCCATTTAGACTCAACCACTGAAACCATAACTGGCTTAAACTTTGACACAGGTCTTAGTAACAAAGCGGCATTAACCATTAAATGCTGGGATGTGTAACCGTATAAACACAAGGTCCCTTGGAGACTATGTGCGAATGAAGATGGATACAAGGAAATGAGAACAAGCCTCATATAATAACGCCTTCCACGTTTGTTTCCTTTTTCGAccacaaacaaacaggaaacccgCACTTTGTCCTTGCCTTCCGTGACTGGCATTTTCTGAATGTGGTCCTTAGTCTGTCCTTGAAATTCTCCCCCGCAAAGTAATAGAGCAAAGGGTTGAGGCAGCTGTTGGCTGCCGCCAAGGTTAGGGTGATGACCACGGCTTTATGCCGCCAGTCTCCACACGTGTCCACTTTCCATATGACCAGGTGGAGGGTTCTCAGGATGTGGTAGGGCAGGAAGCACAGGAGGAAGATGATCAAGGCTATGATGACGGTGATCAGGGCCTTCCGGTGGGAAACCCGCAGCCCTGCCTCCACCTTCAGCAGGGCTCGGATGATGAGCAGGTAACAGACGCTGAGAGTGCAGAACGGGAGCAGGAAGCCCACCACCAAGGCGACATGGTTCATGATCTTCAGTTTAACAATTTTACTGTTATTCAGTTCTAAGCATAAAGTGGCGTTGTCCTTCTGCTCAGAGCCGCTGTTCAGAAGCATTGTTGAGGAAGCCATGGTGAAAATCCAAACCACCGCGCACAGAATCCAGGCGCTCCTGATGCTGGTGGCATGGAGAAGCCGGAAGGGGTGAACAGTTGCCAAGAAGCGCACAATGCTTAGCACGGTCAGGAAATAAATGCTGCTGTACATGTTGACGTACAAGGAGTAGGACATGATCCTGCAAGCCAGGTCTCCAAATATCCAATGGGAGCCTCTCAGATAATAGTCAACCCTGAAGGGTAGTGTGCTCGTGAACAGGAGATCTGAAATGGCCAGGTTTAACATGAAAACATTCACGGATGTGGACTTCTTATAAGGCTGCAGGAGAACAAATATGGAAAAGCCATTTCCCAAGGCTCCCCAGACAAATATGATCAGGTACACAATGGGGTAGAAATCTCTCTTGAAGTTTTCAATTATGCAGTTCTTGTTGTTATTGCCAAGGGTGCCATTTAGTTCCATTTTTGCTAAGAAGAGGGGCACAGGTAAGAACGTATGTTTTCTCTCCTTGCtggattaaaaagaaacaggCACAAGCATTATTTTTTGGCATTGCTCTTTTCCTTCTTGCTCACTGCTCACATCTTTCTAGATTTTAATGAAATAGTGAGAAACACTAGTTTTGCTTTGAAACTTAAGTTGAAAAATTAATTCTTTACTACATACTGCCTTATATTTCATGATAAATTTCCTgatttataaaatgtataataaGCATGAATTAATTTGGCAGAAGCTGAAGACTCAAACTTAGGAAATGTTTGGCCTGGTTCCCAAATTAACATGAGTACCTCCCGGTGACACTGAAGCCTGAATTGAACAGACAGCAGATTTATCATCAGAACCTACAGAGTCCAGAAGGAAGTGACACAAGTTttcaagtgctaaaagaaaagaattgcCTATCTAGAGGCCTGTAtacagcaaaaatatccttcaggtatgaagggaaaatcaagacattctgagatgaaggaaaattaagaGATTTTGTTGCCAACACATCAacctaaaagaatggctaaaagaCACTTTCTAAACAGAAAGGAACCAATCAAAGAAAGAACCTTGAATatcaagaataaagaaagaacacagtaagcaaaaatatacataaattgcttgcttttaaattatatttgagGGTTGAAGTGAAAATTTTAACATTGATGTTGTTCTAAATGCATGTAGAGAAATTATTTAAGACAACCATACTATAAATGGGGGAGCATAAAGTCACATAAAAGAGGTAAGTTTTCTACACTTTACTCAAACTTGTAAAATGATGACACAAGTAGACTTTTATaagttatgtatatataatgtaaaaagcTAAAATGTTATAAGAACAGGTACACTCAAGAACACTGTAGATTAATTGTTAGCCCTAATGATCAATAattccattaaatataaatggtctaaataaaCTAATTAAATGACAGTGGTTGACAAAGTGTATTAAAAAACATGACCTAACTATCAACTATCTGtgagaaactcactttaaataaaGATATAGGCAGGGATGAAAGTtaatggatggaaaaagatatatcatgcaaacttTAATCAAATAAAATCAGGATTGGGTCTATTAATGCCAGAGTAGACctcagagcaaaaaaaaattaccagagaCATGGTAGT from Choloepus didactylus isolate mChoDid1 chromosome 12, mChoDid1.pri, whole genome shotgun sequence includes the following:
- the CYSLTR2 gene encoding cysteinyl leukotriene receptor 2 isoform X2; translation: MELNGTLGNNNKNCIIENFKRDFYPIVYLIIFVWGALGNGFSIFVLLQPYKKSTSVNVFMLNLAISDLLFTSTLPFRVDYYLRGSHWIFGDLACRIMSYSLYVNMYSSIYFLTVLSIVRFLATVHPFRLLHATSIRSAWILCAVVWIFTMASSTMLLNSGSEQKDNATLCLELNNSKIVKLKIMNHVALVVGFLLPFCTLSVCYLLIIRALLKVEAGLRVSHRKALITVIIALIIFLLCFLPYHILRTLHLVIWKVDTCGDWRHKAVVITLTLAAANSCLNPLLYYFAGENFKDRLRTTFRKCQSRKARTKCGFPVCLWSKKETNVEGVII
- the CYSLTR2 gene encoding cysteinyl leukotriene receptor 2 isoform X1, with the translated sequence MLFRFLLNDQAGLLGGERREREKRQKPRQLKEETSSKERKHTFLPVPLFLAKMELNGTLGNNNKNCIIENFKRDFYPIVYLIIFVWGALGNGFSIFVLLQPYKKSTSVNVFMLNLAISDLLFTSTLPFRVDYYLRGSHWIFGDLACRIMSYSLYVNMYSSIYFLTVLSIVRFLATVHPFRLLHATSIRSAWILCAVVWIFTMASSTMLLNSGSEQKDNATLCLELNNSKIVKLKIMNHVALVVGFLLPFCTLSVCYLLIIRALLKVEAGLRVSHRKALITVIIALIIFLLCFLPYHILRTLHLVIWKVDTCGDWRHKAVVITLTLAAANSCLNPLLYYFAGENFKDRLRTTFRKCQSRKARTKCGFPVCLWSKKETNVEGVII